Part of the Verrucomicrobiota bacterium genome is shown below.
TCTCGCGGCTCAACTGGCGAAGGTATGCGCGCAGATCGTCGCGCCCGAGTTCGGTCCAAGTCGGAAAGGCGCCTCGAGCGGCGTGGAACCAATCTTGGAAATGCCGGAGTCCTTGCTCGTAATTTCGGACGGTGAAGGCGGATGCGCCTCGTTCCTCACGGAGATGGCGCAAAAACTCCGCCACCCGTGGGTCGGGTGGTGGGGTGCGGGTCGGGCCATCGTTCGCCATTGCGAGATGCTGGGGCCAACCCTTCGTGAATCCAAGGACGGAACGAGATGCATTTCTGACTACACTCGATCCTTACCCGTGCATCCCGAAGCCGGTGTCCGAGTCGATGAGCTTGGGCTGACAGCCCTGACGGCGAGGAGGCGATGGGGGAAGGAAGCGGCCTGGCAATATTCGGCGGGCACACCGCAACTTGTCTCCAGTCAACAAGATGGCGAGGCCCAGCCGCCCAAACGACAGGGCGCAAGCAGCTGGGCTCGTCATCGGAATCCGAATCAGGTTCGGCGACAACCTTGAAAAATCGGGTACTCCTCGTTGATTGGAGTCCAATCGTTGCTCGTGGTGCGCGCACCACCGCAACAGCCGGCGACGAGCCGAACCGGGGCCGCGCAGACGGTCGGGAATGAAAGATAGCTATAAGCTCCCGAGCTGGCGTTCATCACGGTGAGGTAGTTCGCGCCGCTGGAAGTTCCATTGCACGTCATGATACCGTTCGTGTTCAGTCCGCACGCGATGACATAAATGCAACTGTTAGGACACACGCCACATCTTCGAATGGTCTGACATAGCACGCAAGTCCCGTTAGCTGAATAAGCATTAGACTAGATAAGATACCGAGCACTGATCTCATAGTTTCTCCTTGGTTGATGTTGACTCCACATTCGCCTGCATTGCCCATTGGCGGGCGGAGGCGAACTTATTTGGAACTGAAGCGCGACTTCATCAGTCCGGTGATTCTCTTAAGCGTGTGCCAGGCTACCACGGCAAGGACAACCGCGATGACGACCCGGAGCAAACGGACCCACTCATTCATATCGGAGAGCGTGGAGCCTGAGGTTTGGATGGGAATTCGATTTGTACCATCAAATCGAAACATCTGGCCATCCATGGTGAGTTCGAACATGACATGCGATGCCTGAAGCATGGGCGCCGGCGAAAAGGAATCCCGTGAAAGCGGCTCACCGGCCAGCACGATTTCCCGGAACTTGAAGGCAGCATACGGTTTGCGCTCTCGGTGATCCCTGTAGAGCGTGGTCGTCTCGAACGCATCCGGCCATCGAGCGGGAATGGATTGGTAATGATACGTGATTTCGCGATGCTGATTCTTCCCAAGAACATAGCGCAACGATCGGACCGCACCATCCGCGTCAAGGGTCGATTGACCGCTTATAGGCTGGCCGGTTTCAGAAGTGGCGGTAAAATTGGATCCCTGCCATTGCAGGGTTTCGGTCAAGAGTTCGAATATTCCAAGACGCAGCACCTCGGTGGCTTGACGCCAGGAGGACATGCATAAGTTCTCCTCCTTGGGCCAAATAGCTGGAAGGGTGTATTTCGACTTCGTCACACTTGGTTGATCGATCCACCACCAATCCGACTCATAACGCCCGTCGCAAGGGGAAAGGCGCGGTAGCTGGGGAGCGCTCAGGTCCTCGATCTTGGACAATCTTCGAAAAACGAAACCCTCCGGTTTGGCTTGAAATCGAGGAAAATAGAGCTCTGTTTCCTTGGGCATCACTTTGGATCCACTTTGAATGTCCTTGATCGCTTTCTCACCTGCTTTTTTGTCCTGGACCAGGAACGGTTTGAACTCGAGCGTGCGCTCGAAAATCAATCTTTCAATGGTGGGAGGATTCGTAAGAAAACTCTGGAACGTCTCAAGGGTCATGGCGCGAGATCGGAGAGGAAAGAGGACCGCTGTCCAGGCTCCCAGCCACACAAGCGCCCATGCGCACTATTTCCCGATATAAGGTTGGCGACCTCGAGATGCGTTACACAACCTCTGTCCAGAGACAACCTGATGAAGACTCAATCCGTGCATAGTGTTAGTATACATGATCTTAGGTTGACTTACATGAACCCGTACTCCTTGGAAAGTGGCCAACCCGCCTTTTCTAGCCTTGATGGATAACTGTTAAGCAAAAGTGGACCCTTCTTGTCAATAGTTAGAGTGTGACCTAAATCCGCGCGTAAGACTTCTGACGGGCTTGCGAAAGGTGATTCGTGCGGCTGAAGGATGCGCGGATTTAGAACGGCCCGCTGTCGCGGGCGTGATCGATGGAATGTCGATGATGCGAACCTGTCCAAGGCACTTCCAGGCGTCGTGGAAACATGCGTTGCTGCGTGTTACCCGTGGATTTGGGTGTGACCAAATCCACGGATCATGCATTTACCGGTTGTCGGTGATGCGCGCGGCAGTGCCGGGGCGTGGCGTTCAGGCCGCTTCAAGGCGTGTCTTCAATGGGGCCAGGAGGCCGCCAAGGGCTAAGAGCCTGTTTAGAAATTGGGCGGGGTACTGCGGCGCGAGCGGAAGCGCCGTGAACGGCGCGCCCCGACAACTTGCGGGTGCACCGATCCATGGAGAGGGGAGTCATTTGCCCACCAATCACACGAACGAAGACAGGCTTTCGGTCGGATCGATGAACATCATGATCATCGACCGTTTTAGGGGTAAAAAAACCATTGTTGCTGCGCTTGGCCAATGGACCAGCCGCGCTCCGAGACGCGAACGAATGGCCTCAGGCGCCCGGGAACAGCAGGCGGAAGGTGGTGCCGCGGCGGGGGCGAGAGCGGAGTTCGATGCGGCCGTCGTGCGCTTCCACGATCCGCACCACGATGGCCAGGCCCAATCCCGTTCCCCCCGGTTTGCCGCTGCTCAGCACCGACGAGAACACTTTTTTCCTCTGCGCCGCCGTCATCCCCACGCCGCTGTCCTTGAACTCGATCACCACCTGCCCCGCGCCGGGTTTACCCCCCTTGCGCGGCTCCACCGAGGTGCGCAACGTCAGCGCTCCTCCCTGCTCCATGGCCTCGACCGCGTTCAACATCAGATTCAAAAACGCCTGCTCGATCTGGCCAGGGTCCGCCGTGATCCGGGGATCCGCCGGACTCAGAACGTGGATCAGCCGCACGCGTTGATGCTGGAGTTTGTGCCGGACGAGCAACGACAGGTTCTCCAGCAGTTGGTTGACGGAAACGGATTCCAGCACCGGCTCGGCGTGTCTCGCAAAGGCGAGGATCTGCTCCACGATGCGGTTCAGATGATCGATTTTGTCCCGCATGATCTCGACGTCCCGCGCGCGCGGATCCCCCGCGTCGTAGGCGAGGTCAAGCGAGTGGAAGAGCATTTTGATCACCGTGAGAGGATTGCGGATCTCGTGAGCCACTTCCGCCGCCAGCAAGCCCAGGGCCGAAAGCTTCTCCTGCTGCCGCAGCCGTTCCTCCGCGTCCACGATGCGTTCGTGCAAGCGCGCCTTCTCCAGCGCGATGGCCGAGAATTCCGCGAGGGCGGAGAGGATCCTCGTTTCCTCGTTGGAAAAGCAATGAGGCCGGTCCTTGTACACGTTCAGCACGCCCAGGGCTTCGCCGCCGAACATCAAGGGAACGCTGAGCAGCGACACCAAGCCTTCTTGCCGCGCGATCTCGATGCTTTGATAACGGCTGGAGTTCTGCACGTTTTCGATTTGCAGCGGCTTTTTGCGGCGGACGACGATTCCGACCAGGGATTCCTCGACGGACAGGCGCGGCTTTTCGAGGTAAGCGCGGCCGGCTCCGGCGCAGGCCCGCAGGTCCAGCCATGCTTTGGTCGCATCGACCATGAGCAACGAGCAGAGGCGGGCGTGCATCAACCGGCACGATTCCCGCACGATGACCTGAAAGGCGTCGTCCAGGTTCAACACGGTATTGACGGTTTGCGCCACGTTGAACAGGGATTCCAGAAGGACCGCTTTGTGGCGGCTTTGCTCGTAGAGCCAGGTGTTTTGGAGCACGTGCGCGGCGTGCTTGGCCAATTCTTCCAGCCATTCCTGGTCTTCCTCGCTGAAGGCGTTGAGGCGGTCCGCGTCGACGTTCAACACCCCGCGCAAGCTGCCCGCCACCCAGAGGGGCACGGCCAGTTCGGACTGCACGTCGGCGCGCACCGGGACATAGCGGGGATCGGATTGCACATGTCCGACGCGAACCGGTTTGCCGTTCGAGGCGACCCAGCCGGTGATGCCCTCTCCGACCCGCAGGCGCAGCGTTTCGGCGCTTTTCGGCAATCCCCACGAGGCTTGGATCTCGAGCAGGCCGTTCAGCGGGTTGATGCCGATGACGGATCCGCTGCGGGCCGACACCAACCGGACGGCTTCTTGCACGACTCGTTCCAGCGCCTCCTTCGGATCCAGCGTGGAGTGCAGCAGCAGGCTGACGCGGTAGAGTTGTTCCAGCCGGTGGCAGCGGGACTCGGAGCGCGCGAGGGCGGCTTGGACCCCGGATGGATCGGAGCTTTTCATCGCACGCGGAGAAGGAGCCAAGCGCCCAAGAGGCCGAACGCAAGGTTGGGCAGCCACGCGGCCAGCCAGGGTTCCAGGTGTCCGCCGACGCCCGCGGCGAGGCTCAATTCCTTCAAGACGAAGTAGGAGAATCCGATGAACAAGCTGCTGGCCACTCCCACGTAAGCATTTCGCCGGGACGAGGGCGCGGCAAAGGGGATGGCGATGAGGGCGACGACGAGGCAGGTGAAAGGCGAGGCGTAGCGCTCGTAGAGCCGGGTTTTCAGCCAGACGGTGTCCCGGGCGGCGAGCGAGGAACCGCGGAGCGCGAGGTAATCCTCGATCTCACGGATCGAGAACTGGAGTTTCTTGGCCTCCCGGAAAGAACCACGCGCATGCACCCGAATCTCGTTGCGAATGTGTTCCGGCACTTCATCGAATTCCGCGACGACGAGCCGGTTGGTCTGCAGCATGCTGGTCAAGTTGCCTTCGGTGTCGTAGGAGAAGAGTTGCGCTTGATCGAACACCCAAGCGCCCTCGTGGTAAGCCGCCGCCGCCGCGACCAGCTTGCGGCGCCCTCCGTCTGCCGCATTCCACACCACATCAGGACGGCTGAGCTTGAGGCTGCGCTTGTTGAAGGCGTCCATCAACCAAAGCCGCCGATCGCGGTGGTTTTGGAAGGTGACCGTCCGCACCCAGTCGGCGGGATCTTCTCCGGCCGGGGATTGGGTGTGGCCGCGCAGAATGCGGTCCGCGCGTTCGACCCCGCCGGGCACCCAGGCTTCATTGAGCCAAAAGGACACCGCGCTCAGCAACAAGCCGGTCATCCAGTACGGCAGGCACAAGCGCCAGAGTCCGATGCCCGCGGCCCGCATGGCGGTCAGTTCCTGGTGTCGGCTGTGCTGGGTGACGGCGTAAAGGAGCGCGAGAAGAAAGCTGATGGGCGCGACGATTTCGACCAGGAGCTTGGGCAGCAGGGCGGCATAGTAGCGCGTGATCTCGACCGAAGTGAGGCGGCTCTTTTGGAAATCGTCCACGTCCCCGGCGAACTCGAACGAGATCCAAAAGACCAGGAATCCGGTGAAGCAGTAGAGCAGGGGAACCCAAAGTTCCCTCAAAAGATAGCGATCCAGCAACCGCATTGCCGGCCCACCCTATCGGCGGGGGTGGGGACTGGCAAGAAGCCTCCCGGCGAACCGGCGGATGCAGCAGTTCTCATTCGGGCTGGTAAGGGCAGGGTGCGCACTCCACTGCGCGCCAAAACCGGTTGTTTCCAGAGGCGGCGCGCACGGAGTGACGCGCCCTACCCAGCAAAATGAGAACTGCGGCGGCGGATGGGACGCACGGGGAGCCTCCGCGAGCTGTCCGCGCAAATGCTGTGGCCATCCGAAGCGACCAGGAGGCGCCTCAGGCCGGCAGGGACTCCGTGAGCGCTTTCAGGCACCGTTGGTTTTCCGCGGGCGTGCCCAGGGTAAGACGCAACCATTCGGGGAGTCCGTAGGAAGCCATGGGACGCGTGATGACACCGCGGCGTTGCATGGCGTGGAAGACCCGGGCTCCGTCCCCGACGTGAACGAGGATGAAATTGGCGAAGGAAGGCACGAAGTGAAGCTTGAGATGATAGAGCTCTCTCTCGAAGTAAGCCCGTCCGGCGACATTCATCTCGCGGGTGCGTTTCACATGGTCGTCGTCCGCGAGAGCGCCGAGCGCTCCCGCCTGGGCGGCGGCGTTCAAGTTGAACGGCTGCCGCACCTTTTCCAACGCGGCGATGAGGTCGGGATGGCCGAAGCCGTAGCCGACGCGAAGGCCGGCGAGTCCATAGATTTTCGAGAAGGTGCGGGAAAGCAGCAAATTCGGGTGAGTGCCCGAGCGGATAAAAGGCAGCAGATCGATCGGATCGGGAAGGAATTCAATGTAGGCTTCATCCATGACCAGCAACACATGAGGCGGCAACTCGTTCAGGAGGAGGGCCACGTCGGCGCGCTCGATCAGCGTGCCCGTGGGGTTGTTGGGATTCGCCACGAACATGAGGCGGGTGTTGGGGGTCACCGCCTTTAACATGGCGGGAACATCGTGGCCGAACTGGCGGGCGGGCACGGTGACGAGCTTGCCACCGAACATGTGAGTGACGATGGGATAGACCGCGAAGCAATACTGCGAGACAACCACCTCCTGATCCGGCTGGAGCACGATGTGGGCGGAGAGTTCGAGGATTTCGTTGGAGCCATTGCCCAGCAGAAGATTCTCGGGCTCAACGCCAAATTTGGCCGCCAACGCCTTCTTCAGACGGAACGAGCTGCCGTCGGGATAGAGGTGAAGGCTGGGAACGGCCTGACGGACCGCGTCCATCGCTTTGGGCGAGGGGCCGAGCGGATTTTCGTTGGAAGCCAGTTTGAGGATGGAGGCCGGATCGAGGCCCAGTTCGCGAGCCACCTCGTCGATGGGGCGGCCCGGCACATAGACGGGGATGCGGTCAAGTTGAGGAAGAAAGGGCAGTCGGTTCATGAGCGGAGATGCTTCAAAATGGCGCCGACGTCCACGTGGTCGGCGATCAGGTCACGGATGACGGAAATTTTTTCGGTGTCGTCCGGACGAGTTTTCACGATGAGGTCGTGCACGATGGAGGCCGCATCGTAACAGTGGGCTGCGACCGAGAGGACGGGCCAGGGAAGCTCCTGG
Proteins encoded:
- a CDS encoding GAF domain-containing protein, translated to MKSSDPSGVQAALARSESRCHRLEQLYRVSLLLHSTLDPKEALERVVQEAVRLVSARSGSVIGINPLNGLLEIQASWGLPKSAETLRLRVGEGITGWVASNGKPVRVGHVQSDPRYVPVRADVQSELAVPLWVAGSLRGVLNVDADRLNAFSEEDQEWLEELAKHAAHVLQNTWLYEQSRHKAVLLESLFNVAQTVNTVLNLDDAFQVIVRESCRLMHARLCSLLMVDATKAWLDLRACAGAGRAYLEKPRLSVEESLVGIVVRRKKPLQIENVQNSSRYQSIEIARQEGLVSLLSVPLMFGGEALGVLNVYKDRPHCFSNEETRILSALAEFSAIALEKARLHERIVDAEERLRQQEKLSALGLLAAEVAHEIRNPLTVIKMLFHSLDLAYDAGDPRARDVEIMRDKIDHLNRIVEQILAFARHAEPVLESVSVNQLLENLSLLVRHKLQHQRVRLIHVLSPADPRITADPGQIEQAFLNLMLNAVEAMEQGGALTLRTSVEPRKGGKPGAGQVVIEFKDSGVGMTAAQRKKVFSSVLSSGKPGGTGLGLAIVVRIVEAHDGRIELRSRPRRGTTFRLLFPGA
- a CDS encoding YjgP/YjgQ family permease; this translates as MRLLDRYLLRELWVPLLYCFTGFLVFWISFEFAGDVDDFQKSRLTSVEITRYYAALLPKLLVEIVAPISFLLALLYAVTQHSRHQELTAMRAAGIGLWRLCLPYWMTGLLLSAVSFWLNEAWVPGGVERADRILRGHTQSPAGEDPADWVRTVTFQNHRDRRLWLMDAFNKRSLKLSRPDVVWNAADGGRRKLVAAAAAYHEGAWVFDQAQLFSYDTEGNLTSMLQTNRLVVAEFDEVPEHIRNEIRVHARGSFREAKKLQFSIREIEDYLALRGSSLAARDTVWLKTRLYERYASPFTCLVVALIAIPFAAPSSRRNAYVGVASSLFIGFSYFVLKELSLAAGVGGHLEPWLAAWLPNLAFGLLGAWLLLRVR
- a CDS encoding histidinol-phosphate transaminase, with translation MNRLPFLPQLDRIPVYVPGRPIDEVARELGLDPASILKLASNENPLGPSPKAMDAVRQAVPSLHLYPDGSSFRLKKALAAKFGVEPENLLLGNGSNEILELSAHIVLQPDQEVVVSQYCFAVYPIVTHMFGGKLVTVPARQFGHDVPAMLKAVTPNTRLMFVANPNNPTGTLIERADVALLLNELPPHVLLVMDEAYIEFLPDPIDLLPFIRSGTHPNLLLSRTFSKIYGLAGLRVGYGFGHPDLIAALEKVRQPFNLNAAAQAGALGALADDDHVKRTREMNVAGRAYFERELYHLKLHFVPSFANFILVHVGDGARVFHAMQRRGVITRPMASYGLPEWLRLTLGTPAENQRCLKALTESLPA